Proteins encoded together in one Terriglobia bacterium window:
- a CDS encoding site-specific integrase yields MPHLTPPTLTTAEQKAILRATAANVRDHTIFSMALGTGLRLAELVGLNVGDVFAPDGTPRARVRIRPEIAKGGRAADVFLPDRLVTKLKRFWRWKRERGEDLAPGAPLFCNQSHRRISKRRVQFAWRTWQQRAGFDRLYPFHCLRHSAVTAVYRATHDLFLAQRFARHVSPLTTVVYTHPSDEEMAARLRHLLC; encoded by the coding sequence ATGCCCCACCTCACCCCGCCGACCCTGACCACCGCCGAGCAGAAGGCGATCCTGCGGGCAACGGCCGCCAACGTGCGCGACCACACGATCTTCTCGATGGCCCTCGGCACCGGCCTGCGCCTGGCCGAGCTCGTCGGCCTCAACGTCGGCGACGTGTTCGCACCGGACGGCACGCCCCGGGCCCGCGTCCGGATCCGGCCCGAAATCGCGAAGGGTGGCCGTGCGGCGGACGTGTTCTTACCGGACCGGCTGGTCACGAAGCTGAAGCGGTTCTGGAGGTGGAAGCGCGAACGCGGTGAGGACCTGGCCCCCGGCGCTCCCCTGTTCTGCAACCAGTCCCACCGCCGCATCTCGAAGCGCCGGGTCCAGTTCGCGTGGAGGACGTGGCAGCAGAGGGCAGGGTTCGATCGGCTGTACCCCTTCCATTGCTTGCGCCACAGCGCGGTGACGGCCGTCTACCGGGCCACCCACGACCTGTTCCTGGCGCAGCGGTTTGCGCGCCACGTCAGCCCGCTCACGACCGTCGTCTACACTCACCCCAGCGACGAGGAGATGGCAGCGCGACTGCGGCATCTCCTCTGTTGA
- a CDS encoding IS630 family transposase, with the protein MAERRDTAAFEDRRFQALVLYRKGVPQADIARQLRVSRAAVCQWLKRARKKGRASLRSKPRPGRPPKLTGSQRQALVKLLALGAERAGYATQLWTAERIQRLVLERFGARYHVNHVPKLLRQCGWSYQRPTGRAVERDEVEVQRWVRQEWPRIKKKPDGRKPR; encoded by the coding sequence ATGGCCGAACGACGAGATACTGCGGCATTTGAAGACCGACGTTTCCAGGCCCTCGTGCTGTACCGCAAGGGTGTTCCCCAGGCGGACATCGCGCGCCAGCTGCGGGTCAGCCGCGCGGCAGTCTGCCAGTGGCTGAAGCGGGCGAGGAAGAAGGGGCGAGCATCTCTCCGTAGCAAGCCCCGGCCGGGACGTCCTCCCAAGCTCACTGGCAGCCAGCGCCAAGCGCTCGTAAAGCTCCTCGCTTTGGGGGCGGAGCGCGCGGGCTACGCCACGCAACTCTGGACCGCCGAACGGATTCAGCGGCTCGTTCTCGAGCGGTTCGGTGCGCGTTATCACGTCAATCATGTCCCGAAGCTACTCCGGCAGTGCGGGTGGTCGTACCAGCGGCCCACAGGACGAGCCGTCGAGCGGGATGAGGTCGAGGTCCAGCGTTGGGTCCGGCAGGAATGGCCTCGCATTAAAAAAAAGCCCGACGGCAGAAAGCCACGCTGA
- a CDS encoding DUF2924 domain-containing protein, translating to MEGSVIREIQRLRAMSVGELREEWRRLHGEDCRSKSKDFLYRRLCWKTQELAYGGLSAAAKTRIAELAPDTFVRARVPIGLAPPAVEPALVEEPPLTRRDPRLPSPGTVISRQYHGRELRLLVLDDGYELEGVRYASLTEAAKAATGSHWNGKLYWGVTQRKRKS from the coding sequence GTGGAAGGCAGCGTGATCCGGGAGATCCAGCGCCTCCGGGCAATGAGCGTCGGCGAGCTGCGCGAGGAGTGGCGGCGCCTCCATGGCGAAGACTGCAGGTCCAAGAGCAAGGATTTCTTGTACCGCAGGCTTTGCTGGAAAACACAGGAACTTGCCTATGGCGGGCTCTCGGCGGCGGCAAAAACGAGGATCGCCGAACTGGCCCCGGACACGTTCGTGCGGGCGCGAGTGCCTATCGGGTTAGCGCCTCCCGCCGTCGAGCCCGCCCTGGTCGAGGAGCCGCCCCTGACCCGCCGCGATCCTCGCCTGCCCAGCCCGGGCACCGTGATCTCTCGCCAGTACCACGGGCGCGAGCTGCGGCTCCTCGTGCTCGACGACGGCTACGAGCTTGAAGGTGTCCGGTACGCCTCGCTCACCGAGGCCGCGAAGGCGGCGACCGGTTCGCACTGGAACGGGAAATTGTATTGGGGCGTCACCCAACGGAAGCGGAAGTCCTGA
- a CDS encoding recombinase family protein, whose translation MSRAARNGRLSAVATATAPVRCAIYTRKSTDEGLDKDFNSLDAQREAAENYIAAQREEGWTATPDRYDDGGFSGGTTNRPALQRMLADVEAGKIDCVVVYKYDRLSRSMLDFLQVLDFFKRRGISFVSVSQRFDTSTPVGEMTLNILLSFAQFERQIIGERTRDKMRAARRRGRWTGGMPPLGFDTAPEGGKLVVNRDEAEQVKAIFELYVENPSLIAVAQELNRRGWRKKTWTTKDGKERRGKDWNRVNLRLLLTNPLYVGRQRLGDETFKGAHAAIAPKALFDKVQRLLAENRGNGGGSSRNRHGALLRGLLRCAACGTSMVHAPSKNNGKLYRYYRCMNAMRKGAAACPTKAVQADRVEQFVVDRIRCIGQDPALQRETFEAALAQVAAERRGLKAETKRSERDLAASRRDVERLVGALSRSTGAAADAVHAELVAAQERVGVLESRVAEVRGRETTLAAQQINETDLARALEAFTPIWDVLLTPEKERVLNLLIEKVSYDGESGKLDIAFKLAGIATLAAEVAS comes from the coding sequence ATGTCCCGCGCGGCGCGGAACGGGAGGCTCTCGGCGGTCGCCACCGCCACTGCTCCCGTCCGCTGCGCGATCTACACGAGGAAGAGCACCGACGAGGGCCTGGACAAGGACTTCAACTCCCTGGACGCCCAGCGCGAGGCGGCCGAGAACTACATCGCCGCGCAGCGGGAGGAGGGCTGGACCGCCACCCCGGATCGGTACGACGACGGCGGGTTCAGCGGGGGCACGACGAACCGCCCTGCCCTCCAGCGCATGCTGGCCGACGTCGAGGCCGGGAAGATCGACTGCGTGGTCGTCTACAAGTACGACCGCCTGTCCCGGTCGATGCTCGACTTCCTCCAAGTCCTGGACTTCTTCAAGCGGCGGGGCATCAGCTTCGTCTCCGTCAGCCAGAGGTTCGACACCTCCACGCCCGTGGGCGAGATGACGCTGAACATCCTGCTGTCGTTCGCCCAGTTCGAGCGGCAGATCATCGGGGAGCGCACCAGGGACAAGATGCGTGCGGCCCGTCGGCGCGGTCGGTGGACCGGTGGGATGCCGCCTCTGGGTTTCGACACCGCGCCCGAGGGTGGAAAGCTGGTCGTCAACCGCGATGAGGCCGAGCAGGTGAAGGCGATCTTCGAGCTGTACGTGGAGAACCCCTCCCTGATCGCGGTCGCGCAGGAGCTGAACAGGCGGGGTTGGCGTAAGAAGACCTGGACAACGAAGGACGGGAAGGAACGTCGTGGGAAGGACTGGAACCGGGTCAACCTCCGGCTCCTGCTCACGAACCCGTTGTACGTCGGTCGGCAGCGGCTCGGCGACGAGACGTTCAAGGGCGCGCACGCGGCGATCGCGCCGAAGGCGCTGTTCGACAAGGTGCAACGGTTGCTGGCCGAGAACCGCGGCAACGGCGGCGGCTCGTCTAGGAATCGGCACGGGGCGCTGCTTCGTGGCCTCCTTCGGTGCGCGGCGTGCGGGACCTCCATGGTCCACGCGCCCTCGAAGAACAACGGGAAATTGTACAGGTACTATCGCTGCATGAACGCGATGCGTAAGGGCGCGGCGGCGTGTCCGACGAAGGCGGTCCAGGCTGACCGGGTTGAGCAGTTCGTCGTGGACAGGATCCGGTGCATCGGCCAGGACCCGGCCTTGCAGCGCGAGACCTTCGAGGCCGCCCTCGCCCAGGTCGCCGCCGAGCGTCGGGGTCTCAAGGCCGAGACGAAGCGGAGCGAGCGGGATCTGGCGGCATCCCGGCGGGACGTGGAGCGGCTGGTCGGTGCCCTGTCGCGATCCACCGGCGCGGCTGCCGATGCGGTGCACGCCGAGCTCGTCGCGGCCCAGGAGCGCGTCGGGGTCCTCGAGTCTCGGGTCGCCGAGGTCCGGGGCCGGGAGACCACCCTGGCGGCGCAGCAGATCAACGAAACCGACCTCGCCCGGGCCCTGGAGGCGTTCACGCCGATTTGGGACGTGTTGCTCACCCCGGAGAAGGAGCGGGTGCTGAACCTGCTGATCGAGAAGGTGAGCTACGACGGCGAAAGCGGCAAGTTGGACATCGCGTTCAAGCTCGCGGGGATCGCCACCTTGGCCGCGGAGGTCGCGTCGTGA